TCCATTAATTACTGACATAAATGACTTGAGCATAACACCATTTGAATCAAAATAATATGTTTTTGAACCAATCGTATAAAGGCCTGTCGCTGCTGCACCTCCGTCATCCGGGTCAAAGTACAATCTCCAATCTGCAGTCAACTGTAACCAACCTGTATACACTTTTCCAGTAGAAATCACATAATATTTTTTGCCATCAACCACAAACATTCCGGAAGGTATTGGACCCATGATTCCATCCGAATCAAAATAAGATAATTTGCCTTCTATTACTCGCATGCCAACAACAGCAGCGCCCTCATCTAAAGGATCAAAGTATAATTTCCATGAGCCTAATTGAAGCCAGCCTGTCTGCAGTATACTATTGACAAGATAATATTTTTTCCCATTATAAGTTGGAGTTCCATTGCCCTCAAATCTGACACCATTTGCATCAAACAGGTATTTGCTCCCATCAATTACCTTGATACCATTTACCGCTGCTCCTCCTTCATTTGAATCAAAGTATAGCCTCATTCCCATAAGATTAAGCCAGCCTGTTAATTGTTCTCCCATACCTCCAAACCAATATTTCTTTCCATCTATCACCGGAGTCCCTGTTAAAGTCCTTCCTTCAGGATCGAAATAATATGTTTTTCCATCTAATACTTGCCAGCCTTTTAACTTCGCGCCATCCTTAACATAATACCGATTACCATTGCTATCTGTATTCCATCCTTCTTTTAAATCCAGACCCAAATATTTAGCAATTCCTTTAGCGTCTGCTTCACCGAGTTTTTTTAAACCCGTTTCTGTACTTAAATAGTTCTTGAAATCAGATTCATTATTCAAAAAGCCATGTTCCACAATAATAGACGGAACATTCAGTTGCTGACCATATCTGACAATACCAAAGTAATCAGACTTACTTCCATCTGTATAGTTTCCATCGCCTTCTTTAACAACAAGTCCCCTGTCATTAAAGCCAAGATTAATCAGTTCCTTTAAAATTGTGGTAGCCAGATTTTGTCCGGCGACAGCATTCGCAGGATTATATGTTCCGATTTTAGCTACCATAGCTTCAACTCCATTGGCAGTCGTCGTAGTTTCATTCGTTGTTCCTGCAGAATTTAAATGTATACTGACTAATAATGATGCCCCTTTTTCACTGGCGAATTTTACCCGTTCTTCAATTGATGGACTTGTCGTTTCATCTCTTGTTAAGTACACTTCAACATTCCCGTATTGCTCAAGAGCCTCCTTGGCATAACGGGAAACCTTCATAACAAGCTCCTCTTCTCGATATGTAATCCCATTCCACGTCTTATAAGTTCCGGGGGAGGCTTTACTATGTCCCGGATCAATTACAACTACAGGCTTTTTAGCTATCTTGGATTCGATAAGTGATTGTGATGTGTTTTCACTGGAATTTTGTGCAGCCTCACTAATTGCATTTATATCTATTTGGACATTTGATGCAACAAATTCGTCAATATCTTCTTCGCCTGCATCCTGCTTTTCCTCTATTATATTTGGAACCTGTTGTCCTTCTTCATTATCTAGTGTCCTGAGGTCTTTATTAAACGAAGCTCCATTAATTTTACCTGATATTTCTATTAACGATGTATCCTTATTCAAATGGAAAGAAGCCACATTCTGGATTATCTCATATGCTTCAACTTCCATTCTGGTATCATCGTCCAAAACAGTTAAAATGAGGTCTGAAAGTATATCACTTTCATTACCTAATTGAATAAAAACATTCTTATCCTGCTCTGTAAGCGATTCAAAAATATACCCCAGGTCAACCCCTGCAGAATCAACATCAGAATCCATATTGGATTCTGATGTCTGTATTTGCGGATTATC
The window above is part of the Novisyntrophococcus fermenticellae genome. Proteins encoded here:
- a CDS encoding N-acetylmuramoyl-L-alanine amidase, producing the protein MINKKIKKLTAYILCAFTLFTSEPLVYAAAIQNPVSEMYVDQGDATDDNPQIQTSESNMDSDVDSAGVDLGYIFESLTEQDKNVFIQLGNESDILSDLILTVLDDDTRMEVEAYEIIQNVASFHLNKDTSLIEISGKINGASFNKDLRTLDNEEGQQVPNIIEEKQDAGEEDIDEFVASNVQIDINAISEAAQNSSENTSQSLIESKIAKKPVVVIDPGHSKASPGTYKTWNGITYREEELVMKVSRYAKEALEQYGNVEVYLTRDETTSPSIEERVKFASEKGASLLVSIHLNSAGTTNETTTTANGVEAMVAKIGTYNPANAVAGQNLATTILKELINLGFNDRGLVVKEGDGNYTDGSKSDYFGIVRYGQQLNVPSIIVEHGFLNNESDFKNYLSTETGLKKLGEADAKGIAKYLGLDLKEGWNTDSNGNRYYVKDGAKLKGWQVLDGKTYYFDPEGRTLTGTPVIDGKKYWFGGMGEQLTGWLNLMGMRLYFDSNEGGAAVNGIKVIDGSKYLFDANGVRFEGNGTPTYNGKKYYLVNSILQTGWLQLGSWKLYFDPLDEGAAVVGMRVIEGKLSYFDSDGIMGPIPSGMFVVDGKKYYVISTGKVYTGWLQLTADWRLYFDPDDGGAAATGLYTIGSKTYYFDSNGVMLKSFMSVINGKKYYFTDNGSAYTGWLQLTPDWRLYFDPGDGGAAATGLSVINSKTYYFDSNGVMAKSFMSVINEKKYYFTDNGSAYTGWLQLTPDWRLYFDPQNGGAAVTGFKDISSKTYYFDTNGVMQRSGMPIIDGKKYFVNNDGSFYKGWLQLTKDWRLYFDPDDNGAAVTGTKEIDNTVYQFNVDGILIETGYITAKDPLNGRSYKLEGRYLTDPQIGTDITEDEFLAAVLYTEAGNQGLAGQAAVAMTILNRSENGSFPTTLSFVIYQQQQFEVARNGALTKYLKAFRDNDTKTLNDLKKAESAEAVQEARKIMKAYKKDGTVRTISGITLPSGKTDFNYLYFMTPAAFDKLGLDKVECSTMTYKDHIFFEKWVKA